The Euzebya rosea genomic sequence CGTGGGGGTCCATCAGCTACACCTTCGAGCACGCGGGTGACTCCTTCCACCCGGGGTACGGCACGACGGTCCCGGCGATGTACGCCAAGAACCGCGAGGCGCTGACGTTGCTGGCCGAGGTCGTCTGCCTCGAGCCGGCGGACCGCGGCCTGCTGCGCGACGAGGTGGCCGCCAACGACGGGCTGCGCGACGCCCTCCAGGGCGAGTTCTCCCGTGTCATCGAGGGTCGCCTGTACGAGTACTCCACCGACGCCGACCGCGTGGTCGACCTCGATGCCCGCTACCACTGCGTCCTCACCGGCCGCCTGGTCGACGGCGACGGCAACCCCGTGTCGGGCACGGTGCAGGTCGAGAAGGACTTCAAGAACTTCCTCTGGTTCCTCGGCGGCGGGCAGAACCCGCTGGAGACGAGCCACTGGCCCGAGCAGGGCCTGTGGAGCATCGACGTCGGCGAGGACGGGACGTTCCGCTGGTACGTCAACCCCTCCAGCCGTCCGGCCTACGCCGACGACCCCACGTTCAACGACGAGGAGCTGTACACCGTCACCTTCAGGACGGGAAACGCACCAGCCGCTGGCCAGGCCCGAACGGTGGCCGCTCGCGAGCTGACGTTGCGTCGCGGTCAGGTCCACGACTTCGGCGACGTCGTCGTCGCCTGATCCGATCCCCCACCACGATGGCCGGTCCCCACCGGGGCCGGCTGTCGTCGTTCCGGGATGTTCCTGACCGGATTCGTTGACGCGGAGGAGGAATCCCCGGCCCCCGCGTCGAACTGCTCGGGCACGACCCGTCCAACCCTGGAGAACTGCTCGTGCATCGCTCGTCCCGTCGTCACTTCCTTCGCACCTCAGGCCTCGGTGCTGGTGCGCTCGCCGTCGGCGTCGGCGTCGGCGTCGCCGGCCCGGCCGCGGCCCTCGACGCCCTCGCCACCGACCGGATCGCCACCGCCAGCGAGCTGCCGCTGCAGCTGGCCCGCGTCTGGGTCACCCGCGAGAACGCCCACCTGATCGGCGAGCTCGACGACACCCACAACGTCTTCGACGACGGGTCCGTGGAGATCCTGCTGTGGCCGGGCGACCTGGGACGCCTGATCCTCACGGGCCTGCCCTACGAGATCACCGTCACCGACCTCGCCAAGCGCGACGCCGAGGAGTGGGCGGCAGCCCCTGCACGCTCGGCCACGCTCAAGCCGCAGCCGGGCGAGACCGACGGTGGCTACCGCAACCTCGCCATGCACAACGCCGACATGCAGATGCTGGCCAGCGAGAACCCCGACATCTGCAAGCTCCTCGAGCTGCCGTTCACGTCCCTGCAGGGACGGACCGTCTACGGGCTGGAGATCTGCACCGACGTCGAGCGCAACGACGGCCGGCCCGTCTACTACAACGACGGCGTGCACCACGCCCGCGAGTGGCCGGCGGCCGAGATGCCGATCATGTGGGCCTTCGACCTGATCGACTCCTACCGGCGGGCCACCGGCGAATCGCAGCGCGCCTACTCCTCCAGCGAGCCCGACCCCCAGGACGCCCGCATGCGGGCGATCGTGGAGAAGTGCCGCAACATCATCGTCCCCGTCGTGAACCCCGACGGCTACGACTACTCCCGCACCGGTCCTGCCGGCACCGGCCGTGACGTGGCCGACACCTCGCTGACGGGCCTCGCCCCCGGTGCGTCCATGCAGTACTGGCGCAAGAACATGCGCGGCGCCCGAGTGGCCGGCAGCTCCTTCAACCCCGGCTTCGAGCACCAGATCCCGCAGAACGGCGTGCTGCCCACCACGCCCGGTGCCCTGGGCGTGGACTGCAACCGCAACTACTCCTACCGCTGGGGCGGCAACGGGTCCTCCGCCAGCCTCAACTCCGAGACCTACCGCGGCCACGAGCCGTTCTCCGAGCCGGAGTCCCGCAACGTCCAGTGGATCCACCAGACCTGGCAGTGCGTGGCGGGCATCACCCACCACACCTCCGGCAACCTGGTGCTGTGGGCCTGGGGCGACACCCACGACGACGCCCCCGACGACACGCTGCTGGCACGCATCGGCTTCGCCAGCGGCCACTTCAACGGGTACCGGCCCACCAAGTCCATCGACCTGTACGTCACCACGGGCACCTGCTCGGACTACACCTACGGCACCTTCGGCTCGATCTCCTACACCTTCGAGCACGCCGGATCGAGCTTCCACCCCCGCTACGACAGCGTCGTCCCGCAGTTCTACGCCAACAACCGCGAAGCCCTCATGATGATGGTCGAGCTGGTCTGCTTCGGCAACGAGGACCGGGGCTTCCTGCACCAGGCAATCGCGTCGGACTCCGACCTGGACCTGTACCTCAACAGGCCGTTCCAGGAGGAGATCTCCAACACCGACTACGACTACCGAAACGCGTTCATCGACGTGACGGCACGCCACAACTGCGTGGTGAAGGGCCAGCTGGTCGATGGGCAGGGCAACGGCGTCAAGGGGCTCGTGTCCAACATCAAGGCGTTCCAGAACCCGCTGTCGCCCGGCAACCCGATCAGCCAGGAGACCTGGGGCGAGATGTGGAACTCGACCATCGAGACCGACGAGGACGGCGTCTTCGAGTGGACGGTCTACCCGACCACCCGCCCGGCCCTGGAGTTCGTCGGCCAGGAGGAGCGCGTGACCATCCGGGCGGAACGGCCCGACGGATCGGGCGCCACCGAGCAGCTGGTGTACCTGTCCCGCGGTGACGTGCAGGACCTCGGCACCATCACCGTCTGAGGCAACCACGGGTAGGGTCGGCGCGCGATGAGCACGCCGACCCCACCCCACGACCCCGCCGCCCTGCACTGGTCACCGGAGGAGTTCAGACGACACGGCCACGCCGCCGTCGACTGGCTCGCC encodes the following:
- a CDS encoding M14 family zinc carboxypeptidase — its product is MHRSSRRHFLRTSGLGAGALAVGVGVGVAGPAAALDALATDRIATASELPLQLARVWVTRENAHLIGELDDTHNVFDDGSVEILLWPGDLGRLILTGLPYEITVTDLAKRDAEEWAAAPARSATLKPQPGETDGGYRNLAMHNADMQMLASENPDICKLLELPFTSLQGRTVYGLEICTDVERNDGRPVYYNDGVHHAREWPAAEMPIMWAFDLIDSYRRATGESQRAYSSSEPDPQDARMRAIVEKCRNIIVPVVNPDGYDYSRTGPAGTGRDVADTSLTGLAPGASMQYWRKNMRGARVAGSSFNPGFEHQIPQNGVLPTTPGALGVDCNRNYSYRWGGNGSSASLNSETYRGHEPFSEPESRNVQWIHQTWQCVAGITHHTSGNLVLWAWGDTHDDAPDDTLLARIGFASGHFNGYRPTKSIDLYVTTGTCSDYTYGTFGSISYTFEHAGSSFHPRYDSVVPQFYANNREALMMMVELVCFGNEDRGFLHQAIASDSDLDLYLNRPFQEEISNTDYDYRNAFIDVTARHNCVVKGQLVDGQGNGVKGLVSNIKAFQNPLSPGNPISQETWGEMWNSTIETDEDGVFEWTVYPTTRPALEFVGQEERVTIRAERPDGSGATEQLVYLSRGDVQDLGTITV